In one window of candidate division WOR-3 bacterium DNA:
- a CDS encoding T9SS type A sorting domain-containing protein — protein MEIDEGWSEHGSLWLGLNDLDYPVIGYCKWPALYCAYYDGSFWHNEFTGDAGSWEIRLCLDSFGLPHIVYVDQMGQRPEYCYRDSLTWYLCGYIEPDPDAMTYRSVSFCLDGNDNPYVAYMTSGPGNCYRLKYAKGTFTGIAENKKSNPKPKEYRLRVYPDIISCYLNIEYTLLMKGKIELALYDIAGIRVKMIEQGFYLPGDYQKMVEIGNLAGGVYFIVLKQNDKQVSEKFLLIR, from the coding sequence TATTGGTTATTGCAAATGGCCGGCATTATATTGTGCTTATTATGATGGTAGTTTCTGGCATAATGAGTTTACGGGTGATGCGGGTTCCTGGGAGATTCGGCTCTGTCTTGATAGCTTTGGTTTACCCCATATTGTCTATGTTGATCAGATGGGTCAGCGACCGGAATACTGTTATCGTGATTCTTTAACCTGGTATTTATGTGGATATATTGAGCCTGACCCTGATGCTATGACCTACCGTTCAGTCTCTTTCTGTTTAGATGGAAATGATAATCCTTATGTTGCGTATATGACTTCTGGACCTGGTAACTGTTATCGGCTGAAGTATGCCAAGGGCACATTTACCGGGATAGCTGAGAATAAAAAGAGCAATCCAAAACCGAAAGAATATCGGTTGCGGGTTTATCCGGATATTATTTCTTGTTATTTGAATATTGAGTACACTTTACTGATGAAGGGTAAGATTGAGCTTGCACTTTATGATATTGCAGGGATCAGGGTCAAGATGATTGAGCAGGGTTTTTATCTGCCTGGTGATTATCAGAAAATGGTTGAAATCGGCAATTTAGCCGGTGGTGTCTATTTTATTGTGCTTAAACAGAATGATAAACAGGTGAGTGAAAAATTCCTGCTTATAAGATAA